gcacaatttacgATTACAATTACCCAAATGGCTCAAGTGTTTTGACTacttcaccaaaattcgttcagatccattaaATGATTTGTTCAGTGAACATTTCTGgggatgccagaaggtggtgacaaatgagtttcttgtgtgaaattagtcaccgaatcaacgatcaaaagaaaattttaatcctttaaaatctgtATGTCTACAGACATACAAAGAGATTTTAGtcgaggttttaagcattataagaacaaagcaaatctataatttccctacagtttgtgagctgctgaggaTGACTTTTATCAAAGGACaacaatagtcttataataattatgagtttcaataacatccgtacgttttcatgtataaaaaagtctATCTACATAACTATTCCCTTCAGTAAAATgtctaagtgttctaagaacacagcagatctatcttttttcctccagtttgtcaactgcacaccaacatGGAGGTAAAAACAGGAgctaatattaaaaatagctttacatactTAACACAGATCTGCTTaaatttgcaaaaacaatgttcctcatctctagattattaatatagatcaacatcaatgccatttttgctattttaaagaaaaggagggacgagtcgaagttcatttttgtggttatcaacattataacATACattctgtcgactgagcttaacttgtatcgaacccggaatattcctcgaAGTTTTAAGTGTTAAAAATCAGTGTTTGTATGTAAAGACTCATACCTATTCTAAAGATTTCagacttgtttttttatttttttatttttttattattattctcaatgAAAATACTGAAAAATACTGTTGCTCTTATAAATCTACATTGTCAAGAATGTGTGTAAAGAATGTGTGTAAAAAGATCATCCATCTGTTTCCTTCTTTCATTTTTGCCCAATAGTCCATGACATGCTAGACAGTGTCTGAACTCTCACAGTTGTCAGGgtttcaataaaacaataaaatgcatcAGCTTTTTGTTGAACATTTCGTATTTATCTGCATTCTTCTTGATGCATTCTATTTAAGTAACTGTGGAATCGATAGATGGTCATAGATGACATTGCTGTGGAAATCATTTATGCAAAGTGCCTTGCCAGAGTTTGGAAATAAATAGAAAACAGTTTGCAAAACCAGTGACCGTGAATCCTGTTTTATATTTTCATAGTATATGGTGACATTGTCATGCTAGATATCATTTAAATGCCAAGTATAGTCCTAAATTGTGTTGCTATATCAGCTTGCACATGTGAAATTATGATCCAGCTGCTTCACCTGTGTATTTTCTGTAAGTAATAAATATTCATTTGATCTGTTACGTATTTGTGTGATTAACAAATGTTGACTCACCCTTAACattgttgttttctttctttttttattcagttgGTCATTTTGCCAATATAACAAATGCAGGTACAGTATGTGGCTAATcttgtttttcaatgttttgttttcaagTAATTTCTAATTAATTATTATCTTAAGGATTGAGAGTATGAATTTGATTATGTTTGGACTTATTCACATCTCAATTTACTGTAGATGTTAATTTGGTTGACATCAAGTATTTGTTTCTAGCATTAATTATTACTTACATCCAATCTCTCTTTGAACTTGCAGCCCAAGCTATTACTGTTAGTCTTGGAATGATGACTCTTACCGACCAAACTAAACTGACATGCTGTCATCAGGGCCAGACTATATCAGACTGCTTTTTCTATATTGACTCAAGTGTCAGCATTGGCAAGCATATTTCCCCTTACTATTGCTGTGAGCTTGTTGTCAGTGGAAAAGAACTTGTACAGAATAAAACTGGAAAGCAGCTCAAAACAACAGTTAACGTCCACTGTAAGAATAATGGAATCAGCCAAAACGTCACCATTACAGTGTGGAGACTACGTaaatttctttcattcattcatgcatttGTGTATTACAATTAAATACTTAAGAAACAAGGCTTTATAAatacaacacaaagaaatcatACAGATCTAACATtgcagatgtttttattttatttttatttacatagaTCTTTCTGGCGAACAAACTCTCGTTTTGCTAGTTATACTGGGGACACTGATTCTGCTGTTTTTGCTCACAATAATCATCCAACTTGTCTATATGGCCAAGCAGCAAGGTAGGAAACCACCATGCTCTCTTGTGTAAATCAGAATATTTGCGTGTAACAATTATATTTTCTACCCAATATTTTAGACAAACTTgatagaatttgtatttttataattttaaaagcCTTTTGATCTAATGGTTATGCTTAAAGATTTTGTAGATGAATATAAACTGTgcatacatactgaatacatatatttacaaaactatttttttaatgaatgagttgGACTTGATGGTGAAGGAAATACAGCCAACAATATAAttcaacacttaaaaaaaaaaaagcatacagtACCACAGCTCTAatctaggcaaaaggtgactactttgaataattttaaatataagatcattttgatttaacatttttgcTCGCTGCTAAATTACTATACTTATATTTGTGTTACTTCATTGATgactttaaaaagtttttaattttgcCTGGTATAATTTAGATGGTATGCCTATCAAGataatgttttgaaagtgttGTTTCTGTCCAGTGTCTTCAGTAtgcaattttaatattttaatgtttatttagggCGTAGAAGAAAGTTTTCTCCTGTGAGGTCAGTGCTGCCTCATAAACACTCATAAACATACAAAGACTTATTCAGCCAAGATATTTTTAAACCTGCTGTGCTCTAaaagttttcttttgtttttactgtgACAGAGCTCAAAATCTGGACACCAGTGAGTGGGTTTGGATATTTTTATCTGTAGAAATGCTTCTGCAAGTTTTGTACACATGTGCTTTTACACCTCTACTATGTTTTATTAGTGTCAAACTTGTGATCATTGTGGTAGTAAGGCTAGGTGTGGTTCATTTTTAATAAGTTACAATTAGATAATTCAATTCTTGTTAATTCCACAACCAAATCTCTCTTTTAGGCACCCAAATTGCAAATCCTGGTCTTGTGGAAAAGCAGGAAACTGAGGTCTGTTTTCTTCTCACCAGTCTGAaaagagaaacaaaacaacactttCAGTCTTTTCACTTTGATGATAGCATTAACTTTGAATTAACCTCAGTGACACATATTGTAGAGTTTACACAAttacaattaataatttaataataataatttaataataattaccaATTAATTGGCTGCAATTATGAATGCTTTTATgaacaaaatattgaaaaattcTAAATCGAGGATAACGTAATGTTGCATTTGAACAGAAactcttttacatttttttcacagGTAGTGGAGGATGAGCTATTTTATGCCACAGTGAATCATTTAGCTGAAAACTCAGTTCTCGCAGTAAAGTTTGACTCAGGAACTGACTACGCCACAGTGGTCTTAACCTAGACAACcggcaacatgaaaaaaaaaatttccaccaAAGAATTATGTCTACAATTTTGAGTTGGCTGAAATAGCAACAGCCCAATCAATAGTGTCATTCATCTTATTTCTATATCTGTAATTGTATAGGCTTGTCATGTTTTGAGCATATTTCCTCACACACTGACTCTATTGTTCATGACTCTGTCTTGGATATAAAACTGGATAATAAACTCATGTTAGTAGTGatctttttcaataaaattttatATCATACAGTAAtgtatttgtactttttattttttaaaaaattattcataAGGGCTGATTTCAAACAGACATAACATATATGGGAAAGAATTAAGTTTTACAACAGCTGAAAGGGAAAAATTAAAGGCACATCCATGTGTGGTATCAGTGGCATAATAGGATCTCATAGGCCCCAGTCCAAAAAAacctaatgcatttttttttctaatataatcacataaatatttgccatgatttgtttctgattcacagtaaaaaataaatgttctacACACAGTGGGTTTAATCTCATggctgtttataaaaaataaatttaaatataaataaaaaacagcagtcgatgggcccacaataaaaaaaaattaaaaaaaagaataaagaaaatacaaaaaatgaaatacaaaaataaaatacggtagaggccagtccttgcatgtgcaccaaaacgtggtcaaactccacatatgcaatccatatgcatcccaaagaaTTATTGACCGATTAtcaaaaccaggagctctcttgcacaatgtatatTCTCACGTCTCCAACACGAGAGTGTGCCGGAAAGCGGATGTCACAAAACTCCGGTGTCACAAAACTCCGGGGCCACGTCCAATCCATGACCAGAGCCAAATTACATGAAATTAATTCTCTTGGCTACATATAttgtatacatatatttaaaagataAACTAAAGAATAGGAAAGAGGATTCTATAATTCTTGTTATCGTATATATTGCTGATTTTATTTAGTACGTTATATAAGAAATCTTTGATGTAAACAGGGGTTTGTGTCATCATTTATGACCTTTCTGTAATCAGTACCGAAATTGACTGTGGCACCACCAGATGGAGCTGTGGACCAATTCTGCCTCTGTACTGTACTCTTATGATTACTAATATCAAAAATTGTGCTGTTGTGTTTTAACCATAAGAGAAAGTCCTGGGTGCAGTTCCAGTAACATTGCAGTCATGTAAAGGCAAGACAGTATTGATGTACATAATGCACCATACACTCACTGCATCCGTAAAACTCATTTACCACAATATACACTTAACACACACTTTATACACAATATGGCCTACATGCAGTAATACAATATACACGTGACACATATTCCACAGTAAACAAGATGCACAAGAACTTGAACAATTACAGAAGGATTTAAATATACtgagtatttgtaatttttcTATATATGAAATGGAATGTGCCTGATGCAAGGGTCATTATGACAGTTCTCAGTGGAGTATAAGTATCAGTAATTAGATACGCTGCAATAATATCTTgttcaaattaaaatgttaagTGTCTGTGTTGCCTTAAGACATAGAATTTTACGTTTTGTCGACTTGATATAAGTTGTTAAAAATGAACACACAGttgactaaaataaatatattcttttaaatattcaATACTGTTTATTCATAACAACTTAAATGAACATAGtgtctttttaaataaacttttattttattagttcAATCTGCTATAGCCTAAAGTAATTTTAACTGAGTTCTGaagttaataataattttatcattatttattctgGCTCTCATAGCTGTTGCCTCTATCACAGTCTGCTTTAAATGATCATCAATTCAGCATTAAATTATTACAATTCTCGAATCTGAACACACGATCTGAGTAGTTATTttgacatatattttttatttcagctgaATAGTTTTTCTTTGTTAGATAATGCAAGCTTAGTAAACAAAAACTTGGATAATTGAGTTCTCAACAAGATCAATCCAGTGCTGCTATTCTAACACAAAATTGTAAGTTATGGCAACAAAAAGGCATCAGGGAATGGTCTGTAGTTGTACCATACCAAACCACCATGTTTCAATGTTACTGTACCGGTTAGAGCCTGATGATGGAAATTCACCCTAAAGGGCCGTAAAGCTGGGAAACGcaataaatggaacagaatgcggGTGTCTCGAGAtgggtttttaaaagttgacacgGCGTGTTAAAAATGCTGCACTCCTgagcgagacgctgaaaaaaacaTGACACAAAGGTACTTACAAAAAAGCACAGAAGGACGCCACATAACCTGTGTGTACATCTGCGGTAGATCCAGCCCGATGGCAGCAGCGAGAACAGTCCATGGCTTGGGTAacctgatgatcctccgagctttacACACTGCCTAGTGTAGATGTCctagagggagggaagctcacctccgatgacaAGCTGGGCTGTCCAGACCACCCTCTACAGAGCTTTTGACTTTAGGACGGTGCAGCTCCCATTcagtatctatccatctatccatgcCACAACAGCTCCTCatctatgtacagtatgtacaggcACACCACCACCTCACTTTCATGAGACATTAACTCATTAAATATAAGGGATATTAGCAAATGTGTAATAAAAGGAGTCCATTAGATACTTTAGAGCgttcaatatttatctgtttttttatatCCATCTCTCTATCTGTACGTAGCTGTGTTTGCCTATTTATGCCCTCCACAACCGCCCCATCCATTCGGACTGATCTTGTTGAAATGTATATAATGAcccctttttttaaaataacattaaaaatgagtCAAAAGCAAAATCGGTTATGTGAAAAAACTAGGTGTATTCCATTAGATCATTGAGATCTTAAAAAACCTAGGGCCCACCCTGTGTCCTACTCACACAACTTTTCAGGCCTGTCCCTACTTTAACTCCAAGTGATTCCCTAGGGTAAACTAACAGCACAAAATTTCTAGGAGGACTGGATTACCTATGTGCATCCTAGGCTAAAGGCAGATAGCTGATAGACCCGCCCAGAGTGCTGCACCGGAGCTAAAAACTAAATCAATGGCAAACACCTTGCAATGCCAGAGATTCTTTTAATTTTCCAGAATTCTATCTTTAGATCCTTTTTTATATCCATCTACAGGCTATATTTTTCTGTAGGTCAGTCTGCTTACACTCAAAAAACGCAGGAAAGacttacgcatttcaatttcataacaaaattccatcaaattgagtaatctttaatatatTTCTTTAACCGAGtttctatttacactaagtgcaaataaccCATCTTGTTgacagaggctatttacactaactctgcCCACCATTGCTCAACTCAAGACAGCCgcaacagatttatttggggtcaacagctgatcaaatgaaggtgggcatatttgaatttttcgtgatggggcagagacattaaaccggttaatgagttagattgtggattaagagattggataactaagtgactatttgcactccaacAGAAGCCTTtaatttttgtcacacattatacattttgaacatatagagtgaaattcttttttttcacatatcccagctaaactggggtcagaatgcagggtcagccatgatacagaacagatag
The DNA window shown above is from Myxocyprinus asiaticus isolate MX2 ecotype Aquarium Trade chromosome 40, UBuf_Myxa_2, whole genome shotgun sequence and carries:
- the LOC127431239 gene encoding uncharacterized protein LOC127431239 — translated: MPSIVLNCVAISACTCEIMIQLLHLCIFFGHFANITNAAQAITVSLGMMTLTDQTKLTCCHQGQTISDCFFYIDSSVSIGKHISPYYCCELVVSGKELVQNKTGKQLKTTVNVHCKNNGISQNVTITVWRLHLSGEQTLVLLVILGTLILLFLLTIIIQLVYMAKQQGRRRKFSPVRAQNLDTSTQIANPGLVEKQETEVVEDELFYATVNHLAENSVLAVKFDSGTDYATVVLT